One window of Paludibacter propionicigenes WB4 genomic DNA carries:
- a CDS encoding ABC transporter permease, producing MFDLDRWQEIWFTITHNKSRSFLTAFGVFWGMFMLVVMVGAGVALQRGMSSEIEGFATNSYFVWSEQTSEPYKGFKKGRTWTMENEDISLLINKVPEIQYLAPVLFGSGGTNNVTRNDKAGSYGVKGNYPSYNQIDECKMIYGRYINDIDIAEKRKVCVIGERVYEVLFPNGENPIGKSIQVNGIYFQVVGVGRHTSSVINIGGRTEETVVLPFSTMQQAFNQGKTVHFMAVTAKPGIKVKVIEDKIRKVLSEKHSISPDDKKAIGGFNIEDIFTMFLYLGLGIAFLIWFVGLGTLFAGAVGVSNIMMVTVRERTKEIGIRRALGATPKNIITQILSESIILTLIAGVAGMMVGVGILSIVGILLSQGDQFFKDPQISFSVAIAALFILLVIGTLAGFIPANRAMNIKPIEAIREE from the coding sequence ATGTTTGATTTAGATCGTTGGCAGGAAATATGGTTTACCATAACACACAATAAATCCCGAAGTTTTTTGACTGCATTTGGTGTCTTTTGGGGAATGTTCATGCTGGTTGTCATGGTGGGAGCCGGAGTTGCACTTCAACGGGGAATGAGCTCTGAAATTGAGGGTTTTGCAACCAACTCGTACTTCGTTTGGTCAGAGCAAACATCGGAACCTTATAAAGGATTTAAAAAAGGTCGCACATGGACTATGGAAAACGAAGATATTTCATTGTTGATCAATAAGGTACCTGAAATTCAATACCTGGCACCTGTACTTTTTGGAAGCGGTGGAACCAACAATGTTACCAGAAATGATAAGGCAGGAAGTTATGGTGTTAAAGGGAATTATCCTTCCTATAACCAAATTGACGAATGTAAAATGATTTACGGTAGGTATATTAATGATATTGATATTGCCGAAAAGCGGAAAGTCTGTGTCATTGGAGAGCGGGTATATGAAGTGCTGTTTCCAAATGGAGAAAATCCTATTGGGAAAAGTATTCAGGTAAATGGTATATATTTTCAGGTTGTAGGGGTCGGTAGGCATACTTCAAGTGTGATAAATATTGGAGGACGCACCGAAGAAACCGTTGTACTTCCGTTTAGTACAATGCAACAGGCATTTAATCAGGGGAAAACCGTACACTTTATGGCTGTAACTGCCAAGCCCGGAATTAAAGTGAAAGTCATTGAAGATAAGATCCGCAAAGTATTAAGTGAAAAACATAGCATTTCACCCGATGATAAAAAAGCAATAGGAGGCTTTAATATTGAAGATATTTTTACAATGTTTTTATATTTAGGGCTGGGAATTGCATTTCTAATATGGTTTGTAGGTTTGGGGACTTTATTTGCCGGAGCTGTCGGAGTAAGTAATATTATGATGGTGACAGTACGGGAAAGAACTAAAGAGATTGGCATACGTCGAGCATTGGGAGCAACTCCCAAAAATATAATAACTCAAATTCTGAGCGAAAGTATTATACTTACTTTAATAGCCGGTGTTGCCGGTATGATGGTTGGGGTAGGGATACTTTCAATAGTTGGTATATTGCTGAGCCAAGGTGATCAGTTCTTTAAAGATCCGCAAATTAGTTTTAGTGTAGCAATTGCAGCTCTGTTTATTTTACTTGTAATAGGAACTTTGGCCGGATTTATTCCTGCTAACAGAGCTATGAATATAAAACCAATAGAGGCTATACGTGAAGAATAA
- a CDS encoding efflux RND transporter periplasmic adaptor subunit has protein sequence MKKFLKIALLVILAITVLWTFWFLWKKSRPVVKKYEIVSVSIGNIDKKTVATGKVDPRNEILIKPQMSGIIAAVYKEAGDIVKAGDVIAKIKVIPDMVSLNSAESRVSRAQISYDQSKKNYDRDSKLFADKVISKEEFEKTQLQYNNDKEELKAAKDNLSLTRDGISTNSAAISNTLVRSTINGTILDVPIKVGNSVIQSNNFNDGTTIATVANMSDMLFVGKLDETEVGRIKVGMPMNITIGALQDQKLQAKLEYVSPKGKEESGAIMFEMKAAVKVPKDVFIRAGYSANAEIVFSKSDHVITIPESCIEFGGDTAFVYVLKTKEPQTFVKKQVKIGLSDGVKIEIKNGLTLKDKIRGAEVLEKKPEVAKKEKNNNSEE, from the coding sequence ATGAAGAAATTTTTAAAAATTGCTTTACTGGTTATATTAGCCATAACCGTACTTTGGACATTCTGGTTTTTATGGAAAAAATCTCGTCCGGTAGTGAAAAAATACGAGATAGTGTCAGTTTCGATTGGTAATATTGATAAAAAAACGGTAGCAACCGGGAAAGTAGATCCGCGAAATGAGATTCTGATTAAACCTCAGATGTCGGGTATTATTGCCGCAGTATACAAAGAGGCTGGTGATATTGTAAAAGCTGGTGATGTGATTGCCAAAATTAAAGTAATTCCTGATATGGTAAGCTTAAACAGTGCCGAGTCAAGAGTTTCACGTGCTCAAATTTCGTATGATCAAAGCAAGAAGAACTATGACCGTGATTCTAAGTTGTTTGCCGATAAAGTTATTTCGAAAGAGGAGTTTGAAAAGACTCAGCTTCAATATAATAATGATAAAGAGGAACTTAAAGCGGCTAAAGATAACCTGAGTTTAACCAGAGATGGTATAAGTACCAACAGTGCTGCTATCAGTAATACATTGGTTCGCTCGACGATTAACGGAACCATTCTGGATGTACCTATCAAGGTTGGAAACTCTGTTATTCAGTCTAATAACTTTAATGACGGAACTACCATTGCTACTGTAGCAAATATGAGTGATATGCTCTTTGTTGGAAAACTCGATGAAACTGAAGTTGGAAGAATTAAGGTAGGTATGCCTATGAATATTACCATTGGAGCATTACAGGATCAAAAACTGCAAGCTAAGCTGGAATATGTTTCTCCAAAAGGTAAAGAAGAGAGTGGTGCTATTATGTTCGAAATGAAGGCTGCTGTAAAAGTGCCAAAGGATGTATTTATACGCGCAGGTTATAGTGCCAATGCTGAAATTGTATTTTCAAAATCAGATCATGTAATCACTATTCCTGAAAGTTGTATAGAGTTTGGTGGTGACACAGCCTTTGTGTATGTGCTGAAAACTAAGGAACCGCAGACTTTCGTCAAAAAGCAGGTGAAAATTGGATTGTCCGATGGAGTAAAGATAGAGATAAAGAACGGATTGACCCTAAAAGACAAAATTCGTGGAGCTGAAGTGTTGGAAAAGAAACCCGAGGTAGCTAAGAAAGAGAAAAATAACAATTCTGAGGAGTAA
- a CDS encoding TolC family protein: MKAKIYLILGAVLVTTLANAQKSKLWTLQQCVDTALANNRNVKQQILTKKTREISYDQARKNLLPNLNGSASQNWNFGRSLTVDNTYQSTNSSQASFGLSTGITIFDGFKMKRNIDLAKSEMYASEADLEKIKQDITVNVAAGFLQILLNKELLQIAVDQLDLTKTKIEQRKALVASGKMSEGELYDLIAQESKEELNRLRADNTLKLSLLDLAQFLELENFENLDIVAPSNLSESDLHFLSAEEVLQSALTHRPEIKGAEYRLKSSLYNVQIAKGSYYPTLSFGANYGTNYYNISNIPNKSFSQQIKDNKSTSFGFNLQVPIFNKFATRNNVRSAEISVKSNSIAVDNAKLELKKTIQQAYYNALGAKSRWEAANKSEIASREAYRFTNQKYEAGRATLYELYQSKSNLTQVLSEQAQAKYEYFFRVKLLELMK, from the coding sequence ATGAAAGCAAAAATATATTTAATTTTGGGAGCTGTGTTGGTCACAACATTAGCTAATGCTCAAAAGTCAAAACTCTGGACACTACAACAGTGTGTAGATACGGCTTTGGCTAACAACCGAAATGTAAAACAGCAGATATTAACAAAAAAAACAAGAGAAATTTCATACGATCAGGCTCGTAAAAATTTGTTGCCAAATTTGAATGGGTCAGCCAGCCAAAACTGGAATTTTGGACGCTCGTTGACAGTGGATAATACATATCAAAGTACTAATTCATCTCAGGCCTCATTCGGGCTATCAACCGGAATAACCATATTTGATGGTTTTAAAATGAAGCGTAATATCGATTTGGCTAAATCGGAAATGTATGCTTCTGAAGCAGATTTGGAGAAAATTAAGCAGGACATTACTGTCAACGTTGCTGCTGGTTTCTTACAAATACTGCTAAACAAAGAGTTGTTACAAATCGCAGTAGATCAGCTTGATTTGACCAAAACTAAAATTGAACAACGAAAAGCGTTGGTAGCTTCTGGTAAAATGTCTGAGGGCGAGCTCTATGATTTGATTGCTCAGGAGTCTAAAGAGGAGTTGAACAGGCTTCGTGCTGATAATACGCTGAAATTATCGTTACTTGATTTAGCGCAATTCTTAGAACTAGAAAATTTTGAGAATCTTGATATTGTTGCTCCAAGTAACCTGTCAGAGTCTGATCTGCATTTTCTTTCTGCGGAAGAAGTTCTTCAGAGTGCATTAACTCATCGTCCCGAAATTAAAGGAGCAGAGTACCGATTAAAAAGTAGTTTGTATAATGTTCAGATTGCAAAAGGTAGTTATTATCCAACGTTGAGTTTTGGAGCAAATTATGGGACTAATTATTATAACATATCGAATATTCCGAATAAGAGTTTTTCGCAACAAATAAAAGATAATAAGAGTACTTCTTTTGGGTTTAACCTTCAGGTTCCCATTTTCAATAAATTTGCAACACGCAATAATGTGCGTTCAGCAGAAATAAGTGTGAAGAGTAACTCTATAGCTGTAGATAACGCAAAGTTGGAATTGAAGAAGACAATACAACAAGCTTATTATAATGCTTTAGGTGCAAAAAGTCGTTGGGAAGCAGCTAATAAATCCGAAATTGCCAGCAGGGAAGCATACAGATTTACGAATCAGAAGTATGAAGCAGGAAGAGCTACATTATATGAATTATATCAATCTAAAAGTAATTTAACTCAGGTATTATCGGAACAGGCACAAGCAAAGTACGAATATTTCTTCAGAGTCAAATTGTTAGAGTTGATGAAATAA
- a CDS encoding PadR family transcriptional regulator, producing the protein MNADNIKSQMRKGYLEYCILLILRKKPAYASDIISELKEAKLIVVEGTLYPLLTRLKNGELLDYRWEESTQGPPRKYYEMTALGAAFLSELETAWEEINNVVIKIKGE; encoded by the coding sequence ATGAATGCAGATAATATTAAGTCGCAGATGCGGAAAGGTTACCTGGAATATTGCATTCTACTTATTCTTAGGAAAAAACCGGCTTATGCTTCCGATATTATTTCGGAGCTGAAAGAGGCAAAATTGATTGTAGTGGAAGGAACTTTGTACCCATTGTTGACACGGCTTAAGAATGGTGAATTGCTCGACTATCGCTGGGAGGAATCTACTCAGGGACCACCCCGTAAATATTACGAGATGACGGCGTTAGGTGCAGCATTTTTAAGTGAGCTGGAAACCGCATGGGAAGAGATAAATAATGTTGTAATTAAAATCAAAGGAGAATAA
- a CDS encoding GIN domain-containing protein: MKKTLTVNLNNIVFHIDDDAYEMLQTYLHEIADHFRSDEEKKEIMNDIEARIAELFSEKLQKNKNVVTLEDVQEIIEIMGKPSQYADESEEPKAPKTGKSQQKSRRFYRDPENAILGGVASGVAAYFDWDVTWVRIGMVILALISAGYMIPIYIIAWFVAPEAKTASQRLEMQGEDVTVESIKTELNNAKNYVKSEEFKKSASTVGDKVLEIIRVFFKIVLGFVGAVLGIIGVVLVGALILLIFFLIFEPGVLNGFAPDIISNWSSFSPDKMVLISISLLLIIGCPIFLLIYWAVKLISGRRDTPRTASWVVLILWIAGLFMFYSVGANAFINFHRHHDQGYSLFWDNGDKPYEDEIRECGSFNAIDLSGNIELELRNDSTKDLKVSFVKGYLPRVITKVENGVLYIYSDEVFLFQNKPIKVSVSSDSIQYLTAKGACKIESKYPLTTKDFTLNLLGASQADLDVNVSGIFKLDVKGASKVDLRGTSNIFSANGIGASDINAYELKAKQVDVHVAGASHAKVFATESIKAEAFGASEIDCKGNPKNVKKSDGGASSINIE, from the coding sequence ATGAAAAAGACTTTAACGGTTAATTTGAATAATATCGTCTTTCATATAGACGATGATGCGTATGAAATGCTTCAGACTTATCTCCATGAGATCGCAGATCATTTCAGGTCGGACGAGGAGAAAAAGGAAATAATGAACGACATTGAAGCCAGAATTGCTGAACTTTTCAGTGAGAAGCTTCAGAAAAATAAGAATGTCGTGACGTTGGAAGATGTTCAGGAAATTATTGAAATAATGGGTAAGCCGAGTCAATATGCCGACGAGAGTGAAGAACCCAAAGCTCCTAAAACAGGCAAAAGTCAGCAAAAATCACGTCGGTTTTATCGTGACCCCGAAAATGCTATTTTAGGAGGTGTTGCTTCGGGTGTGGCTGCCTATTTCGATTGGGACGTAACTTGGGTGCGTATTGGAATGGTTATATTGGCGCTTATCAGTGCCGGATACATGATACCGATTTATATTATAGCCTGGTTTGTTGCCCCGGAAGCCAAAACAGCTTCGCAACGTCTCGAAATGCAAGGTGAAGACGTAACAGTTGAGAGTATAAAAACAGAGCTAAACAATGCCAAAAACTATGTAAAAAGCGAAGAATTTAAAAAAAGTGCATCTACAGTCGGCGATAAGGTTTTGGAGATTATTCGAGTGTTCTTCAAGATAGTGTTAGGATTTGTAGGAGCAGTGCTTGGTATTATAGGAGTTGTGCTGGTTGGTGCTTTGATTCTTTTGATCTTCTTTTTAATTTTTGAGCCTGGTGTTCTTAATGGTTTTGCCCCGGATATAATAAGTAACTGGAGTTCATTTTCGCCAGATAAAATGGTACTGATAAGCATATCGTTGCTTTTAATTATCGGTTGTCCGATTTTTTTACTGATATATTGGGCCGTAAAACTTATTTCTGGTAGACGAGATACTCCTCGTACTGCTTCATGGGTTGTGTTAATTCTTTGGATTGCAGGTTTGTTTATGTTCTATAGTGTTGGTGCTAATGCATTTATAAATTTTCACAGGCATCACGATCAAGGATATTCCTTGTTTTGGGATAATGGTGATAAACCTTATGAAGATGAAATAAGAGAATGTGGTTCTTTCAATGCAATTGATTTGTCCGGAAATATAGAACTAGAATTGAGAAATGATTCGACTAAAGATCTAAAGGTTTCGTTTGTAAAAGGATATCTCCCGAGAGTGATAACTAAAGTTGAGAATGGTGTGTTGTATATATACTCAGACGAAGTGTTTCTCTTCCAAAATAAACCGATCAAGGTTTCCGTTTCGTCAGATTCAATCCAGTACTTAACAGCGAAGGGCGCTTGTAAGATAGAAAGCAAATACCCGCTTACTACAAAAGATTTTACACTAAATTTATTAGGTGCGAGTCAGGCAGACTTGGATGTGAATGTAAGCGGAATATTCAAATTAGATGTAAAAGGTGCTTCTAAAGTTGATTTAAGAGGCACAAGCAATATATTTAGTGCAAACGGTATTGGAGCAAGTGACATAAACGCTTACGAACTTAAAGCGAAACAAGTTGATGTTCATGTGGCGGGAGCAAGCCATGCTAAAGTTTTTGCTACAGAATCTATAAAAGCAGAAGCCTTTGGTGCTAGTGAAATAGACTGTAAGGGAAATCCAAAAAACGTGAAGAAATCAGATGGAGGAGCTTCCAGTATAAATATCGAATAG